One window of Dermacentor andersoni chromosome 7, qqDerAnde1_hic_scaffold, whole genome shotgun sequence genomic DNA carries:
- the LOC126534859 gene encoding uncharacterized protein: MTEPKGSSTTYSYIRTSRNNSTVVRQGFNFVHEKMSLAMLSAAAILLLLVVPRCHAWPRNANVQISSRDAVIVEERVLLLCEGREIHKKCESSNCGEESCRQLLGTQPKKPNCNKDCVTGCFCRSGFYRHHNDTCVTATECRKS, translated from the exons ATGACTGAACCGAAGGGCAGCAGCACGACCTATTCGTATATACGCACCTCTCGAAATAACAGCACCGTTGTCAGACAAGGCTTCAATTTCGTACATGAAAAGATGAGCCTCGCCATGCTTTCAGCCGCAGCCATCCTGCTTCTCCTGGTGGTGCCAAGGTGCCATGCCTGGCCAAGAAACGCCAACGTTCAAATTTCCTCGCGCGACGCAGTGATCGTGGAAGAGAGAGTTCTCCTAC TATGCgaaggaagagaaatacacaagAAGTGCGAGAGCAGCAACTGTGGCGAAGAGAGCTGCCGTCAGCTGCTTGGAACCCAACCAAAGAAGCCCAATTGCAATAAAGACTGCGTGACCGGCTGCTTTTGCCGGAGCGGCTTCTACAGGCATCACAACGATACATGCGTAACAGCAACTGAGTGCCGGAAGTCTTGA